Proteins encoded within one genomic window of Rhododendron vialii isolate Sample 1 chromosome 1a, ASM3025357v1:
- the LOC131302668 gene encoding disease resistance protein RPV1-like isoform X2 — MDASQVEGCSSSSIPISPQWVYDVFVSFRGADTRKKFTSHLFAALEDNGFRTFRDDKELERGEFISDGLLKAIEGSKISLIVFSKDYAGSRWCLDELVKIMDCRETFKQIVVPIFYDVVPSDVRKQIGILQDAFTNHKKRLREGPDGKVEKWRAALTKAANLSGRHLLNDGDEAELINMIIEDVRKVNPTHLNVPDRQVGLDRRVAELNVLLNMEFNCVGIVAIWGMGGIGKTTIAKRLYNLIQHKFERSGFLENVRETSQPPNGLVELQKKLLLAILKRSHELSNSHEGIEIIKKTAFGRKKVLVVLDDVDNDQQLKALAIERDSFAPGSRIIITTRDKSSLKILELGENEIYGLEKLDQDDSLELFNWHSFKEDHPPEDHLDLSRQIVHYAGGLPLALEVLGSYFRGKSIPQWERAIAKLRKIPNDDVQGKLIKSLKMSFDSLSEQLKKLFLDMACFFIGTGQDFTIKILEGCNIFAEDGIRKLADQCLIKYENYQIVMHDIIRDMGREIVRQESLEDPGKRSRLWYPDDVLEVLRYGMGTEAVKGLILNTTDVQVNAKAFEKMNNLWLLHLDYIHLTTGYEHISKRLLWLSWKGFPLDCIPWNFSMEKLVALDLSYSRLKKVWNGNMILGKLKFLYLSHCHYLTRTPDFSGLSSLEELLLNDCKSLVEVDESIRYLNKLLVLRMKNCTKLRKLPSSILMLKSLEHLDISGCSNLGNLALFKGPLYKLRCLFVSSWTLPPKVVDSIGLSCTPIQASSCLKKLNLDRCHLSYLPEEIGNLISLQTLDLAKNNLSTLPDGICNLTCLKRLRLEENNVSNLPSGIGRLTSLESLYLSRNSLCTLPDTIGKLSCLKDLLVRNNNLSHLPSEIGDLDSLENLVLEGNNGFRALPESICKLVRLRRLNLNDCNLSHLPSEIDRLISLVTLELGHNISLTIPDLFQSFQHVWLNNCAKLRSLPKLPTRTFVFAERCPSLESLPLELDQLGLWGEYSGSNKLAENNYLTSLLRQLPKSKGLSELEDVVRIIVPAGEEELRIWFPYHDGRGPNVSFVVPPSPSVNQKMLGWILRFVVWAPRETSYVLIRTVICNKIRWFDGAFQFSVNPTDVDHVWLSYIPQGYRGLQLEDGDEVEIPIDVTHPNTYVKKWAIDLIYEADEIHKGNDTWCQVVSIY, encoded by the exons ATGGATGCCTCGCAGGTAGAAGGATGTTCTTCCTCTTCCATACCCATCTCACCACAATGGGTATACGATGTCTTCGTGAGTTTCAGAGGCGCGGATACTCGTAAAAAGTTTACCAGCCATCTGTTTGCTGCTTTAGAGGACAATGGTTTTCGCACATTTAGGGACGACAAAGAGCTCGAAAGAGGAGAATTTATTAGCGATGGACTACTGAAAGCAATTGAGGGTTCCAAAATTTCTTTAATAGTGTTCTCAAAAGACTATGCTGGGTCGAGGTGGTGCCTTGATGAACTTGTGAAGATCATGGATTGCAGGGAGACTTTCAAACAGATTGTTGTGCCCATCTTTTATGATGTTGTTCCATCCGACGTGCGGAAGCAGATAGGGATTCTTCAAGATGCATTTACCAACCACAAAAAGCGTCTTAGAGAGGGACCAGATGGCAAGGTGGAAAAGTGGAGGGCAGCTCTTACAAAAGCTGCCAATTTGTCAGGTCGACACTTGCTGAATGACGG AGATGAAGCAGAGTTAATTAATATGATCATTGAAGATGTTAGAAAAGTAAATCCAACACATCTAAATGTTCCAGACCGCCAAGTTGGTCTGGACCGTCGTGTTGCAGAGCTCAATGTGTTGCTGAACATGGAATTCAATTGTGTTGGCATTGTTGCCATATGGGGCATGGGTGGAATTGGCAAGACTACAATTGCAAAAAGGCTGTATAATCTCATCCAACACAAGTTTGAACGTAGCGGTTTTCTTGAGAATGTCAGAGAAACTTCGCAGCCACCGAATGGTCTGGTTgagttacaaaaaaaacttcttttggCTATATTAAAAAGAAGTCATGAACTAAGTAATTCTCATGAAGGCATCGAGATTATAAAGAAGACAGCTTTCGGTCGAAAAAAGGTTCTTGTTGTTCTGGATGATGTGGATAATGACCAACAATTGAAGGCACTAGCCATAGAACGAGATTCCTTCGCTCCTGGAAGCAGAATCATCATAACAACAAGAGATAAGTCTTCGCTAAAAATCCTCGAATTGGGTGAGAATGAGATATATGGGCTAGAGAAATTGGACCAGGACGATTCCCTTGAGCTCTTCAATTGGCATTCCTTTAAGGAAGACCATCCTCCAGAAGACCATTTGGACCTTTCACGCCAAATTGTGCATTATGCTGGAGGGCTTCCATTAGCCCTTGAAGTTTTGGGTTCCTATTTCCGTGGTAAGAGCATACCACAATGGGAACGTGCAATAGCGAAATTGAGAAAAATTCCTAATGATGATGTTCAGGGAAAACTTATCAAAAGTCTTAAGATGAGTTTTGATTCGCTAAGCGAGCAATTGAAGAAATTGTTCCTCGATATGGcatgtttttttattggaacGGGTCAAGATTTTACAATAAAAATATTGGAAGGCTGCAACATTTTTGCAGAAGATGGGATTCGGAAACTAGCCGATCAgtgtctcataaagtacgagAACTACCAAATTGTGATGCATGATATAATTAGAGATATGGGCAGAGAAATTGTCAGGCAAGAATCTCTTGAGGATCCTGGGAAGCGTAGCCGATTGTGGTATCCTGACGATGTCCTTGAAGTTCTGAGATATGGCATG GGAACTGAAGCAGTTAAAGGCCTCATCCTAAACACAACAGATGTCCAAGTGAATGCCAAggcatttgaaaagatgaacaaCCTGTGGCTGCTTCATCTTGATTACATTCATCTAACTACTGGTTATGAACATATTTCCAAAAGGCTATTATGGCTAAGCTGGAAAGGCTTTCCTTTGGATTGTATACCGTGGAATTTTTCTATGGAGAAGCTAGTTGCTCTTGATTTGAGTTATAGCAGGCTGAAAAAAGTTTGGAATGGAAACATG ATTCTGGGCAAGCTGAAGTTCCTTTACCTCAGTCACTGCCATTACCTAACCAGAACCCCTGACTTCTCTGGACTCTCGTCTCTTGAGGAGTTGTTGCTTAATGATTGCAAAAGTTTGGTGGAGGTTGACGAGTCTATTAGATATCTGAACAAACTTCTTGTCCTACGCATGAAAAATTGTACAAAACTTCGAAAGCTCCCCTCTAGCATTTTGATGTTGAAATCTCTCGAACATCTTGATATCTCTGGCTGCTCCAACCTAGGAAACTTAGCTCTATTTAAAGGACCGCTATATAAATTACGGTGCTTATTCGTCTCGTCTTGGACATTGCCACCAAAGGTTGTGGATTCTATTGGGTTGTCATGCACCCCTATCCAGGCCTCCAGTTGCTTAAAGAAATTAAATCTAGACAGATGCCATTTGTCATATCTACCGGAGGAAATAGGGAATCTAATCTCATTACAGACTCTGGATCTTGCCAAAAACAATTTGAGTACCTTGCCGGATGGTATCTGTAACCTTACTTGTTTGAAGCGTTTGCGTTTGGAAGAAAACAATGTGTCAAATCTGCCTAGTGGAATCGGGAGGTTGACCTCGTTAGAGAGTTTGTATCTTTCAAGAAACAGTTTATGTACCCTACCGGATACAATTGGTAAGCTGTCTTGCTTGAAGGATTTGTTGGTGCGAAATAACAACCTCTCGCATCTTCCTAGTGAAATTGGGGATTTGGACTCTTTGGAGAATTTGGTACTTGAGGGTAATAATGGTTTCCGTGCCTTACCGGAAAGTATATGCAAACTTGTTCGCTTGCGGAGATTGAATTTGAATGACTGCAACTTGTCTCATCTGCCCAGTGAAATTGATAGGTTGATCTCATTGGtgactttggaacttggacataACATATCACTTACCATACCAGATCTCTTCCAAAGCTTCCAACACGTATGGTTGAATAATTGTGCAAAGCTCCGATCTCTTCCAAAGCTTCCAACACGTACTTTTGTGTTTGCAGAGCGTTGCCCATCATTAGAAAGCCTACCACTTGAATTGGATCAGCTTGGGCTGTGGGGGGAGTATTCGGGATCCAATAAATTAGCTGAGAACAATTATTTAACTAGTCTCTTAAGACAACTCCCCAAGAGTAAG GGGCTCTCTGAACTTGAGGATGTTGTTCGTATTATTGTTCCAGCAGGGGAGGAGGAGCTTCGTATTTGGTTCCCGTACCATGATGGTAGAGGGCCAAATGTATCTTTTGTGGTGCCACCTTCTCCTTCTGTGAACCAGAAAATGTTGGGTTGGATACTACGCTTTGTAGTCTGGGCTCCCCGAGAAACATCTTACGTATTGATTCGAACTGTGATCTGCAATAAAATCCGATGGTTCGATGGAGCATTCCAGTTTTCTGTCAATCCCACCGATGTGGATCATGTGTGGCTTTCTTATATACCACAGGGTTACCGAGGATTGCAATTAGAAGACGGTGATGAAGTGGAGATCCCAATAGATGTAACTCATCCTAACACGTATGTAAAGAAGTGGGCGATTGATCTGATTTACGAGGCTGATGAGATTCACAAAGGCAACGACACCTGGTGTCAAGTGGTGTCAATTTACTAG
- the LOC131302668 gene encoding disease resistance protein RPV1-like isoform X1 — protein sequence MDASQVEGCSSSSIPISPQWVYDVFVSFRGADTRKKFTSHLFAALEDNGFRTFRDDKELERGEFISDGLLKAIEGSKISLIVFSKDYAGSRWCLDELVKIMDCRETFKQIVVPIFYDVVPSDVRKQIGILQDAFTNHKKRLREGPDGKVEKWRAALTKAANLSGRHLLNDGDEAELINMIIEDVRKVNPTHLNVPDRQVGLDRRVAELNVLLNMEFNCVGIVAIWGMGGIGKTTIAKRLYNLIQHKFERSGFLENVRETSQPPNGLVELQKKLLLAILKRSHELSNSHEGIEIIKKTAFGRKKVLVVLDDVDNDQQLKALAIERDSFAPGSRIIITTRDKSSLKILELGENEIYGLEKLDQDDSLELFNWHSFKEDHPPEDHLDLSRQIVHYAGGLPLALEVLGSYFRGKSIPQWERAIAKLRKIPNDDVQGKLIKSLKMSFDSLSEQLKKLFLDMACFFIGTGQDFTIKILEGCNIFAEDGIRKLADQCLIKYENYQIVMHDIIRDMGREIVRQESLEDPGKRSRLWYPDDVLEVLRYGMGTEAVKGLILNTTDVQVNAKAFEKMNNLWLLHLDYIHLTTGYEHISKRLLWLSWKGFPLDCIPWNFSMEKLVALDLSYSRLKKVWNGNMILGKLKFLYLSHCHYLTRTPDFSGLSSLEELLLNDCKSLVEVDESIRYLNKLLVLRMKNCTKLRKLPSSILMLKSLEHLDISGCSNLGNLALFKGPLYKLRCLFVSSWTLPPKVVDSIGLSCTPIQASSCLKKLNLDRCHLSYLPEEIGNLISLQTLDLAKNNLSTLPDGICNLTCLKRLRLEENNVSNLPSGIGRLTSLESLYLSRNSLCTLPDTIGKLSCLKDLLVRNNNLSHLPSEIGDLDSLENLVLEGNNGFRALPESICKLVRLRRLNLNDCNLSHLPSEIDRLISLVTLELGHNISLTIPDLFQSFQHVWLNNCAKLRSLPKLPTRTFVFAERCPSLESLPLELDQLGLWGEYSGSNKLAENNYLTSLLRQLPKSKGLSELEDVVRIIVPAGEEELRIWFPYHDGRGPNVSFVVPPSPSVNQKMLGWILRFVVWAPRETSYVLIRTVICNKIRWFDGAFQFSVNPTDVDHVWLSYIPQGYRGLQLEDGDEVEIPIDVTHPNTYVKKWAIDLIYEADEIHKGNDTWCQVLRSFPKLPTRTSVYAQRCPSLESLPLELDQLERRANYSGSNKLAENNYLTSLLKQLPKSKVLSVSLTR from the exons ATGGATGCCTCGCAGGTAGAAGGATGTTCTTCCTCTTCCATACCCATCTCACCACAATGGGTATACGATGTCTTCGTGAGTTTCAGAGGCGCGGATACTCGTAAAAAGTTTACCAGCCATCTGTTTGCTGCTTTAGAGGACAATGGTTTTCGCACATTTAGGGACGACAAAGAGCTCGAAAGAGGAGAATTTATTAGCGATGGACTACTGAAAGCAATTGAGGGTTCCAAAATTTCTTTAATAGTGTTCTCAAAAGACTATGCTGGGTCGAGGTGGTGCCTTGATGAACTTGTGAAGATCATGGATTGCAGGGAGACTTTCAAACAGATTGTTGTGCCCATCTTTTATGATGTTGTTCCATCCGACGTGCGGAAGCAGATAGGGATTCTTCAAGATGCATTTACCAACCACAAAAAGCGTCTTAGAGAGGGACCAGATGGCAAGGTGGAAAAGTGGAGGGCAGCTCTTACAAAAGCTGCCAATTTGTCAGGTCGACACTTGCTGAATGACGG AGATGAAGCAGAGTTAATTAATATGATCATTGAAGATGTTAGAAAAGTAAATCCAACACATCTAAATGTTCCAGACCGCCAAGTTGGTCTGGACCGTCGTGTTGCAGAGCTCAATGTGTTGCTGAACATGGAATTCAATTGTGTTGGCATTGTTGCCATATGGGGCATGGGTGGAATTGGCAAGACTACAATTGCAAAAAGGCTGTATAATCTCATCCAACACAAGTTTGAACGTAGCGGTTTTCTTGAGAATGTCAGAGAAACTTCGCAGCCACCGAATGGTCTGGTTgagttacaaaaaaaacttcttttggCTATATTAAAAAGAAGTCATGAACTAAGTAATTCTCATGAAGGCATCGAGATTATAAAGAAGACAGCTTTCGGTCGAAAAAAGGTTCTTGTTGTTCTGGATGATGTGGATAATGACCAACAATTGAAGGCACTAGCCATAGAACGAGATTCCTTCGCTCCTGGAAGCAGAATCATCATAACAACAAGAGATAAGTCTTCGCTAAAAATCCTCGAATTGGGTGAGAATGAGATATATGGGCTAGAGAAATTGGACCAGGACGATTCCCTTGAGCTCTTCAATTGGCATTCCTTTAAGGAAGACCATCCTCCAGAAGACCATTTGGACCTTTCACGCCAAATTGTGCATTATGCTGGAGGGCTTCCATTAGCCCTTGAAGTTTTGGGTTCCTATTTCCGTGGTAAGAGCATACCACAATGGGAACGTGCAATAGCGAAATTGAGAAAAATTCCTAATGATGATGTTCAGGGAAAACTTATCAAAAGTCTTAAGATGAGTTTTGATTCGCTAAGCGAGCAATTGAAGAAATTGTTCCTCGATATGGcatgtttttttattggaacGGGTCAAGATTTTACAATAAAAATATTGGAAGGCTGCAACATTTTTGCAGAAGATGGGATTCGGAAACTAGCCGATCAgtgtctcataaagtacgagAACTACCAAATTGTGATGCATGATATAATTAGAGATATGGGCAGAGAAATTGTCAGGCAAGAATCTCTTGAGGATCCTGGGAAGCGTAGCCGATTGTGGTATCCTGACGATGTCCTTGAAGTTCTGAGATATGGCATG GGAACTGAAGCAGTTAAAGGCCTCATCCTAAACACAACAGATGTCCAAGTGAATGCCAAggcatttgaaaagatgaacaaCCTGTGGCTGCTTCATCTTGATTACATTCATCTAACTACTGGTTATGAACATATTTCCAAAAGGCTATTATGGCTAAGCTGGAAAGGCTTTCCTTTGGATTGTATACCGTGGAATTTTTCTATGGAGAAGCTAGTTGCTCTTGATTTGAGTTATAGCAGGCTGAAAAAAGTTTGGAATGGAAACATG ATTCTGGGCAAGCTGAAGTTCCTTTACCTCAGTCACTGCCATTACCTAACCAGAACCCCTGACTTCTCTGGACTCTCGTCTCTTGAGGAGTTGTTGCTTAATGATTGCAAAAGTTTGGTGGAGGTTGACGAGTCTATTAGATATCTGAACAAACTTCTTGTCCTACGCATGAAAAATTGTACAAAACTTCGAAAGCTCCCCTCTAGCATTTTGATGTTGAAATCTCTCGAACATCTTGATATCTCTGGCTGCTCCAACCTAGGAAACTTAGCTCTATTTAAAGGACCGCTATATAAATTACGGTGCTTATTCGTCTCGTCTTGGACATTGCCACCAAAGGTTGTGGATTCTATTGGGTTGTCATGCACCCCTATCCAGGCCTCCAGTTGCTTAAAGAAATTAAATCTAGACAGATGCCATTTGTCATATCTACCGGAGGAAATAGGGAATCTAATCTCATTACAGACTCTGGATCTTGCCAAAAACAATTTGAGTACCTTGCCGGATGGTATCTGTAACCTTACTTGTTTGAAGCGTTTGCGTTTGGAAGAAAACAATGTGTCAAATCTGCCTAGTGGAATCGGGAGGTTGACCTCGTTAGAGAGTTTGTATCTTTCAAGAAACAGTTTATGTACCCTACCGGATACAATTGGTAAGCTGTCTTGCTTGAAGGATTTGTTGGTGCGAAATAACAACCTCTCGCATCTTCCTAGTGAAATTGGGGATTTGGACTCTTTGGAGAATTTGGTACTTGAGGGTAATAATGGTTTCCGTGCCTTACCGGAAAGTATATGCAAACTTGTTCGCTTGCGGAGATTGAATTTGAATGACTGCAACTTGTCTCATCTGCCCAGTGAAATTGATAGGTTGATCTCATTGGtgactttggaacttggacataACATATCACTTACCATACCAGATCTCTTCCAAAGCTTCCAACACGTATGGTTGAATAATTGTGCAAAGCTCCGATCTCTTCCAAAGCTTCCAACACGTACTTTTGTGTTTGCAGAGCGTTGCCCATCATTAGAAAGCCTACCACTTGAATTGGATCAGCTTGGGCTGTGGGGGGAGTATTCGGGATCCAATAAATTAGCTGAGAACAATTATTTAACTAGTCTCTTAAGACAACTCCCCAAGAGTAAG GGGCTCTCTGAACTTGAGGATGTTGTTCGTATTATTGTTCCAGCAGGGGAGGAGGAGCTTCGTATTTGGTTCCCGTACCATGATGGTAGAGGGCCAAATGTATCTTTTGTGGTGCCACCTTCTCCTTCTGTGAACCAGAAAATGTTGGGTTGGATACTACGCTTTGTAGTCTGGGCTCCCCGAGAAACATCTTACGTATTGATTCGAACTGTGATCTGCAATAAAATCCGATGGTTCGATGGAGCATTCCAGTTTTCTGTCAATCCCACCGATGTGGATCATGTGTGGCTTTCTTATATACCACAGGGTTACCGAGGATTGCAATTAGAAGACGGTGATGAAGTGGAGATCCCAATAGATGTAACTCATCCTAACACGTATGTAAAGAAGTGGGCGATTGATCTGATTTACGAGGCTGATGAGATTCACAAAGGCAACGACACCTGGTGTCAAGTG
- the LOC131302668 gene encoding disease resistance protein RPV1-like isoform X3 yields MDASQVEGCSSSSIPISPQWVYDVFVSFRGADTRKKFTSHLFAALEDNGFRTFRDDKELERGEFISDGLLKAIEGSKISLIVFSKDYAGSRWCLDELVKIMDCRETFKQIVVPIFYDVVPSDVRKQIGILQDAFTNHKKRLREGPDGKVEKWRAALTKAANLSGRHLLNDGDEAELINMIIEDVRKVNPTHLNVPDRQVGLDRRVAELNVLLNMEFNCVGIVAIWGMGGIGKTTIAKRLYNLIQHKFERSGFLENVRETSQPPNGLVELQKKLLLAILKRSHELSNSHEGIEIIKKTAFGRKKVLVVLDDVDNDQQLKALAIERDSFAPGSRIIITTRDKSSLKILELGENEIYGLEKLDQDDSLELFNWHSFKEDHPPEDHLDLSRQIVHYAGGLPLALEVLGSYFRGKSIPQWERAIAKLRKIPNDDVQGKLIKSLKMSFDSLSEQLKKLFLDMACFFIGTGQDFTIKILEGCNIFAEDGIRKLADQCLIKYENYQIVMHDIIRDMGREIVRQESLEDPGKRSRLWYPDDVLEVLRYGMGTEAVKGLILNTTDVQVNAKAFEKMNNLWLLHLDYIHLTTGYEHISKRLLWLSWKGFPLDCIPWNFSMEKLVALDLSYSRLKKVWNGNMILGKLKFLYLSHCHYLTRTPDFSGLSSLEELLLNDCKSLVEVDESIRYLNKLLVLRMKNCTKLRKLPSSILMLKSLEHLDISGCSNLGNLALFKGPLYKLRCLFVSSWTLPPKVVDSIGLSCTPIQASSCLKKLNLDRCHLSYLPEEIGNLISLQTLDLAKNNLSTLPDGICNLTCLKRLRLEENNVSNLPSGIGRLTSLESLYLSRNSLCTLPDTIGKLSCLKDLLVRNNNLSHLPSEIGDLDSLENLVLEGNNGFRALPESICKLVRLRRLNLNDCNLSHLPSEIDRLISLVTLELGHNISLTIPDLFQSFQHVWLNNCAKLRSLPKLPTRTFVFAERCPSLESLPLELDQLGLWGEYSGSNKLAENNYLTSLLRQLPKRAL; encoded by the exons ATGGATGCCTCGCAGGTAGAAGGATGTTCTTCCTCTTCCATACCCATCTCACCACAATGGGTATACGATGTCTTCGTGAGTTTCAGAGGCGCGGATACTCGTAAAAAGTTTACCAGCCATCTGTTTGCTGCTTTAGAGGACAATGGTTTTCGCACATTTAGGGACGACAAAGAGCTCGAAAGAGGAGAATTTATTAGCGATGGACTACTGAAAGCAATTGAGGGTTCCAAAATTTCTTTAATAGTGTTCTCAAAAGACTATGCTGGGTCGAGGTGGTGCCTTGATGAACTTGTGAAGATCATGGATTGCAGGGAGACTTTCAAACAGATTGTTGTGCCCATCTTTTATGATGTTGTTCCATCCGACGTGCGGAAGCAGATAGGGATTCTTCAAGATGCATTTACCAACCACAAAAAGCGTCTTAGAGAGGGACCAGATGGCAAGGTGGAAAAGTGGAGGGCAGCTCTTACAAAAGCTGCCAATTTGTCAGGTCGACACTTGCTGAATGACGG AGATGAAGCAGAGTTAATTAATATGATCATTGAAGATGTTAGAAAAGTAAATCCAACACATCTAAATGTTCCAGACCGCCAAGTTGGTCTGGACCGTCGTGTTGCAGAGCTCAATGTGTTGCTGAACATGGAATTCAATTGTGTTGGCATTGTTGCCATATGGGGCATGGGTGGAATTGGCAAGACTACAATTGCAAAAAGGCTGTATAATCTCATCCAACACAAGTTTGAACGTAGCGGTTTTCTTGAGAATGTCAGAGAAACTTCGCAGCCACCGAATGGTCTGGTTgagttacaaaaaaaacttcttttggCTATATTAAAAAGAAGTCATGAACTAAGTAATTCTCATGAAGGCATCGAGATTATAAAGAAGACAGCTTTCGGTCGAAAAAAGGTTCTTGTTGTTCTGGATGATGTGGATAATGACCAACAATTGAAGGCACTAGCCATAGAACGAGATTCCTTCGCTCCTGGAAGCAGAATCATCATAACAACAAGAGATAAGTCTTCGCTAAAAATCCTCGAATTGGGTGAGAATGAGATATATGGGCTAGAGAAATTGGACCAGGACGATTCCCTTGAGCTCTTCAATTGGCATTCCTTTAAGGAAGACCATCCTCCAGAAGACCATTTGGACCTTTCACGCCAAATTGTGCATTATGCTGGAGGGCTTCCATTAGCCCTTGAAGTTTTGGGTTCCTATTTCCGTGGTAAGAGCATACCACAATGGGAACGTGCAATAGCGAAATTGAGAAAAATTCCTAATGATGATGTTCAGGGAAAACTTATCAAAAGTCTTAAGATGAGTTTTGATTCGCTAAGCGAGCAATTGAAGAAATTGTTCCTCGATATGGcatgtttttttattggaacGGGTCAAGATTTTACAATAAAAATATTGGAAGGCTGCAACATTTTTGCAGAAGATGGGATTCGGAAACTAGCCGATCAgtgtctcataaagtacgagAACTACCAAATTGTGATGCATGATATAATTAGAGATATGGGCAGAGAAATTGTCAGGCAAGAATCTCTTGAGGATCCTGGGAAGCGTAGCCGATTGTGGTATCCTGACGATGTCCTTGAAGTTCTGAGATATGGCATG GGAACTGAAGCAGTTAAAGGCCTCATCCTAAACACAACAGATGTCCAAGTGAATGCCAAggcatttgaaaagatgaacaaCCTGTGGCTGCTTCATCTTGATTACATTCATCTAACTACTGGTTATGAACATATTTCCAAAAGGCTATTATGGCTAAGCTGGAAAGGCTTTCCTTTGGATTGTATACCGTGGAATTTTTCTATGGAGAAGCTAGTTGCTCTTGATTTGAGTTATAGCAGGCTGAAAAAAGTTTGGAATGGAAACATG ATTCTGGGCAAGCTGAAGTTCCTTTACCTCAGTCACTGCCATTACCTAACCAGAACCCCTGACTTCTCTGGACTCTCGTCTCTTGAGGAGTTGTTGCTTAATGATTGCAAAAGTTTGGTGGAGGTTGACGAGTCTATTAGATATCTGAACAAACTTCTTGTCCTACGCATGAAAAATTGTACAAAACTTCGAAAGCTCCCCTCTAGCATTTTGATGTTGAAATCTCTCGAACATCTTGATATCTCTGGCTGCTCCAACCTAGGAAACTTAGCTCTATTTAAAGGACCGCTATATAAATTACGGTGCTTATTCGTCTCGTCTTGGACATTGCCACCAAAGGTTGTGGATTCTATTGGGTTGTCATGCACCCCTATCCAGGCCTCCAGTTGCTTAAAGAAATTAAATCTAGACAGATGCCATTTGTCATATCTACCGGAGGAAATAGGGAATCTAATCTCATTACAGACTCTGGATCTTGCCAAAAACAATTTGAGTACCTTGCCGGATGGTATCTGTAACCTTACTTGTTTGAAGCGTTTGCGTTTGGAAGAAAACAATGTGTCAAATCTGCCTAGTGGAATCGGGAGGTTGACCTCGTTAGAGAGTTTGTATCTTTCAAGAAACAGTTTATGTACCCTACCGGATACAATTGGTAAGCTGTCTTGCTTGAAGGATTTGTTGGTGCGAAATAACAACCTCTCGCATCTTCCTAGTGAAATTGGGGATTTGGACTCTTTGGAGAATTTGGTACTTGAGGGTAATAATGGTTTCCGTGCCTTACCGGAAAGTATATGCAAACTTGTTCGCTTGCGGAGATTGAATTTGAATGACTGCAACTTGTCTCATCTGCCCAGTGAAATTGATAGGTTGATCTCATTGGtgactttggaacttggacataACATATCACTTACCATACCAGATCTCTTCCAAAGCTTCCAACACGTATGGTTGAATAATTGTGCAAAGCTCCGATCTCTTCCAAAGCTTCCAACACGTACTTTTGTGTTTGCAGAGCGTTGCCCATCATTAGAAAGCCTACCACTTGAATTGGATCAGCTTGGGCTGTGGGGGGAGTATTCGGGATCCAATAAATTAGCTGAGAACAATTATTTAACTAGTCTCTTAAGACAACTCCCCAAGA GGGCTCTCTGA